Proteins found in one Legionella pneumophila subsp. pascullei genomic segment:
- the lem2 gene encoding Dot/Icm T4SS effector Lem2, with product MVIIGILMSKERIKKTALEIVKYIHGNIKACNIPNQKKENKFFAPLVYLCQTECDKILSNTKISLLERLLKCAKIIDDLQSGNCMQQTFLAFQRLLTRLIEDKLSNFSTCIPISVMTISNHAFLIIDNDIVCDPWLNFVGDLKDYCFANMKRKEYFGIRSDWTCFTNSEVYDEDSTEFTIQFVNALGVGISGFSEVKLANQLMQSSSMASAHGEDPVISIPKEFHRI from the coding sequence GTGGTTATCATTGGAATATTGATGAGCAAAGAACGAATTAAGAAAACAGCACTGGAGATTGTCAAATACATTCATGGCAACATAAAAGCGTGTAATATCCCCAATCAAAAAAAAGAAAATAAGTTTTTTGCGCCTTTGGTTTATCTCTGTCAAACAGAATGCGATAAGATTTTGAGTAACACCAAAATCAGTTTGTTGGAGCGTCTTTTAAAATGCGCAAAAATTATCGATGATCTGCAATCAGGAAATTGTATGCAGCAAACCTTTTTAGCATTTCAACGTTTATTGACGCGATTGATTGAGGATAAGCTATCTAATTTTTCCACTTGCATTCCAATTTCAGTTATGACCATTTCCAACCATGCCTTTTTAATCATTGATAACGATATTGTCTGTGACCCCTGGTTAAATTTTGTGGGAGATTTGAAAGATTATTGTTTTGCAAACATGAAAAGGAAGGAGTATTTTGGAATACGTTCCGACTGGACTTGTTTTACCAATTCAGAGGTCTATGATGAAGACTCTACTGAATTTACAATCCAATTTGTAAATGCTTTAGGGGTAGGGATATCGGGTTTCAGTGAAGTTAAGTTGGCAAATCAATTGATGCAATCATCGAGTATGGCTTCTGCTCATGGAGAGGATCCTGTGATTTCTATCCCCAAAGAGTTTCATCGAATTTGA